Part of the Rhinoderma darwinii isolate aRhiDar2 chromosome 2, aRhiDar2.hap1, whole genome shotgun sequence genome, TATAGATTGTCTCTGGATTAGtacagtataatgtacaaatTAGATTGCACAGTAGCAAGGCCTGAACAGCGCCACCTAGTTGTCATCAGTGTTATGATTATaattaaagaggagctgtctCCCCTCCTGTtatgtctgttttattaaatacttgtattccccatgaaataacaattctgtaatatatttacttagaactctgcgttgtgccgttcctctgttattcctcctagaaatatatgaataaattgaaaactgggtgttgtcattccccttgttaaatgggcgtgtccctacactatcactgtcagcactgattggacattgtcagtctgtgtagggacacacccccccaactggtaacacccagccgtcaatttattgatacatttctaggaggaataacagaggaacttgcaaaacacagagttctaagtaaagaAGCATCAGcattatttaatggggaatacaattatttactaaaacagacatgtcaggagagcagacaggtcctctttaaaaacgTGATTATTTAAGCTCACACTATGGATGTTCTTATATATTTCCTTTTTACCCATACTTGCCAATTCTCCCGGAAAAAGGGGAGATCTCCTCGTCTCCCAGGAGAGCAGGCAAATTTCCTCTTTAAAATATACTCACCACTCCCCATTCCTGCTGTCCTTTTTACTCCCGGGCGCCGCTGCAGACAACGTACTAGTGCCATGGCCAGCGTCTGTATGTCAGCAGTTGCGCGCGCGAGTGAAGCGGACTACAGGAACCGAGAGATGGGAATATCTGCACATCTGGTCTTATGTCTGTATTACTTTATAGGGTCTGTATATGTAGAGCCTCTGAGTTTAAGGAGTCTGATacagggtctgtattcatttagggggtctgggcttTATATTATTATAAAGGGCCCGGTCTGGAATATGTATTTGTCTAGAGTGTCTGGACTAGGATCTGTATCCATTTTGGGGTGTGATGAAGGGGGAGTTTgtgatttaaagaggacctgtcatgtcctCAGAAAAGTGAATCTGCCACCATACCTGgattgctgcccccccccccccccccaaatccagCAAATAATTTGCTGCGACGCGCTGAGTTGTCTCTcttaaagttgggaggtatgcacatGCCCTCCCAAAGTGCCAGTCACCAAACACGTCAGTAATGTGCCCCACCATACCTTCCCCACCATAAGTCGTGCCTCAAACCTTGCCCAATTCCGGTCTATACACACCCAGctctttatagtgcccccacaaagtaacAGCACCCTCCCTTGGTGaacaaacagtaatagtgctcatttgtgcccccacactttcatagtgccctccttttatggtaataatttcCCCACGCAGTGATAATTCCTCCTTAGTGCCCCCTGAAAGTAATGAttcccccttagtgccccacacagtatcatgttccTCTCACAACAGAGGTAGGTGTCCCTCTATAGTCTGTCTGAAAGTTGGAAGGCATATAATATATCAGTAGTCACTCAGCTTCTCAGAAACTGAAGACAAGATGAGAGTTTGTCATCAGTGTCGGACTCATACAGCTGgatttcctgttgtcacttttttttaaaaatgtccgCTGCAACAAAACAGAAAACACCAAAACCTCTGtaagtaaaataaatataatacccAAACTTGATCTGCTGCTCTGACTTTCGATTGACCAATATATGGACATTCTAAAATTTGgggtggaaatcccctttaaaaggagtctgtcaccagaaatgtacccttcaaactagcaacagagtaatatagtgtagGGTCACATgaatctatagtttttttttcctttttcacatgagtgcctcctttgcagagaaaatcactttattcaatatattcaaattagctttttggagcaacgagggtgtCACCGTTGCCCCCAAACCGCTCTGGCTTCTaacccccctcccttctttctttctttgattgacaggggtCAGGCAGTGCAAAAGCAGAGTTCACGCCTGACCCTGTATTCTCCTGAACGTGTGTTGGGTTTAGACTGACGTAATCGGCGCATGCACCGAGTACGTCAGTCTAAACCCAGAAGAGACGGACCTCGGCATCGCAGAGCAGAAGAAGGTGTAGTCTGACTTCGTTGGCGCATCCGCACTGTATAGCCGATTAGACTGGTGAAACGTCAAGGATGTACTGTGCGTGCGCCAATTATGAAGCAGAGGCACGCGCGTTCAGGAGTATACGGGGTCAGCGTGAACTCGGCttttacactgcctggcccctgtcaatcaaagaaagaagggagggggataGAAGACATAGcggtttggagcaacggtgacgccctctTTGCTCCAATAAGTTAATTTGAGTATATTGAATAAACCTAAACCGCAGGGGTCTGTTCAGATGTTAGGTTCTCTTTGAGGATAGGGGTATACCTTTACTTTGGTGCTATCGATTTCCATCTTTATCAATAGGCTGGATAAGTTATTATTGAGCTCTTCTCTCTCGGCGAGATTCTTATCCTCTGAGAGTCTCTGTAACCTCCGCAAGCTATCCTTTTCCTTGAGCAATTCGCTTTCTGCCATTTTCAGTTTCCGGCATAGCCCCCGctcactctcctgtgtggttcttAGGTTGTCTCTCAGCGTCCTTATTTCATTGCTATGCCTGGATATAAGATGGTGCACACCTTCCTCTGAGCTTTCATATTTCTGCAGCGCCTTCATGTGTCTGTGCTGTAGACGATTCAGCAGCCGGTTCTCGCGGTTCACTGTATCCAGGGTGCGCTGGATGTCGCACATTTCATCCTTCAGTTCCTTAATTTTGCGAACTTGTGCTGATAAGACGTGTTGTGTGACATCACTTTCTACCTTTGGCGTGGTGAAGGGCAAATGCTGCGGCTTCAGGGATGACCGTTTCCATGGTGGTGACTTCCTCCAGGGAAATCTTTTGTCTGCTAATTACAAAGCAAAGGCTTAATTAATGGATTAAAGGAATATTCTGGGCAAAATTGATACAGTGTTATAGCTAGTGCAGAGCCCAAGTGGGAGGGGCATGACACAagaattctctctttggtgttattCGAAtgcttgtgtcatgctccgccccactCACTCTCACTTATCCACTCACTCCTACACTCAGGTACTTTCACTTATCCACTCACTCCCACACTCAGGTACTTTCACTTATCCACTCACTCCCACACTCAGGTACTCTCACTTATCCACTCACTCCCGCACTCAGGCACTTTCACTTATCCACTCACTCAGGCACTCTCACTTATCCACTCACTCCTGCACTCAGGCACTCTCACTTATCCACTCACTCAGGCACTCTCACTTATCCACTCACTCCCATACTCAGGCACTCTCACTTATCCTCTCACTCCCGCACTCTCACTAATCCACTCACTCCCGCACTCAGGCACTCTCACTTATCCACTCACTCCCGCACCCAGGCACTCTCTCTTATACAGCCACTCCCACACTCCGGCACACTCTCTTATCCATTCACTCACACACTCAGGCACTCCCCCTTACCCACGCTATCCCACTCTCACTTACCTCCTCACTCCTGTACTCAAGCATTCTTACTTGCCCATTTCCCCACTCAGGCTCCCTCACCCACTTAGACGCTCTCTGAGCTTGTATTATTTCACTTGTAAATGGCAGCTAGTGgataacatataaataaatgcaggggtgtagctagaagggggggggcaggcggggcatgtgccccaggcgcaacttagagtgggcgccagcgccacctcctcctgcactataattgtacttgtgtctataggacacaggtacaattagaatcaatgaatggccgggtacgttccgtgcccggctattcagcgcttttgtaccagtgaagcttccgtcgatgaaaggcgctgactgactgacagggaaagtcatcctgcccagccaatccgcgcctttcatagatgcttcgttcaacccccaggagacctgcacagaagagagcaggtctccattgctgccggccggtgtgggaacgggattaaggtgagtttgaattgtttgttattttattttattgtaataaaaaagtgtgtgactttatctatgggggggctttatctgcaaggggggctttatctacggggggctctatctacagggggggctatatacaggggtgggctctatctataggggggggggctatatactagggtgggctatctatggagcaccatatacaggggtgggctatatctacaggggcgctatatctacaggggggctatatacgggggtgggctatctggagcactatatacaggagtgggctatatctataggggggctatatacaggggtgggctgtctatggagcactatataaaggggtgggctctatctacaggggggctatatactggggtgggctatctatggagcaccatatacaggggtgggatatatctacaggggggctatatacaggggtgggctatctatggagcactatttacaggggtgggctatctggagcactatatacaggggtgggctatatctataggggggctatatacaggggtgggctatctgtggagcactatatacaggggtggactatatgtggagcactaaatacaggggtgggctttatctacagggggctatatacaggggtgggctatctgtggagcactatgggggagctatatgtgggacactatatacaggggtgggctatatgggggcactatctatggggggcactatctacagggggctctatgggggcactatctatagggggcacagtgtgtgtgtgtgtgtgtgggacacggtgtatggtgctattataattagaggtgcagtgtatggcgctattatatttaggggcatagtgtgtggtataatgagaactttctctttatttataggtgtagaaatgttggaaaagtgagaacctgaagacatctgagcggcaaactgcagaaatgggctgtgaccaggagaagtcatcatagaggtctggaccggatagagaaaaagaactagaatctgagacatcaccggtgagtcacttaatgtaaatgtttattctgtctctaatcagcactttagtcactgtatgatcttcagcgagatgattatgatatgatttatcttttgtgaagcagcaactcccagcatatccttaccattgttcgggccatgctgggagctgtagttttacgccgtacacacctatacggcaggggttgcactaaattgagctgtatttgtgctggtgctgtatatatgtactgagctttgttctggtgctgtatatatgtactgagcttggttctggggctgtatttatgtactgagcttggttctggtgttgtgtatagaactatattgcttgtaaaatgtacaaatgtttttatgctcgagttacataaaaagaaatgtggaaaagaaatgacacgtcattgattggtagagaaaacaaacacggcaagggggaaggagatgtcgggaaagaggtgggggcgccaaactgaatctttgctccgggtgctggaaaacctagctacgcctctgaataaATGTATAAGCAGTTATAAGAATAAGGCCACGTTCACTCGtagagtagtgagaatttttgcaGTAGCTGCTGAGAAGATAATTCAAAGATGACAACGAATATATCCGCACTTCTTGCAGAAAAGTGCCAATATCTCtgtaaagtaaaaacaaatactGTAATGACCAAACTTTCTCTGTTGTTCTAACCtgtgatttactaatatatggcccTCTTTCGGTGGAAATCCTTATTCAGTACCCTCATCTATAAGCTATTGCTGAGAGTGGAGAGCTGAGGTTTCAGAAGCTCCATTCCTTACAGTCCATTGTTTTAAATactcactgtgtaatacttaattttttccctgtggtggcgccacAGGGGAATTAAACCCTTGTTACCAGTTCCCCACACAGATAacatctgattgctgggggtcctgaTTGCCTGGACACTTTGTGAACAGCTCCTctggagacccttctaacaaaaagctaTTATCCAAAGCAGACaatctctcagggtatgttcacacgaggtcattacgtccgtaattgacggacgtatttcggctgcaagtaccggaccgaacacagtgcagggagccgggctcctagcatcatagttatgtacgacgctaggagtccctgcctcgctgcaggacaactgtcccgtactgtaatcatgttttcagtactggacagtagttccacgcagaggcagggactcctagtgtcggacATaactaccctcagggtatgtgcacacgacctcttttcagacgtaatggaggcgttttacgcctcgaattacgcctgaaaagacggctccaatacgtcggcagacATCTGCCTACTGCTTGCaataggtcttacgatgttcggtgcacacgagctgtcattttacgcgtcgctgtcaaaatacggcgcgtaaaatgacggctcgtcaaaagaagagcGAGTTGCtcttggaaacagctccgtattttgagacgtttttgactctgcgtgtgaacataccctcaaagtatATGTCCaccctttgtttttttaaatataaataaatccaaAATTCTGTGTGGATTAAtcttttaatatatctttatagcaattagagctccatttttctgatagagagctcCAAATGCCCTGCATAGCcatacttctatgggagttacgtaaacagcgtagctcagtgagctgtgCTGTTTTCTACTGACATGGTTCGAAATTACAAGTCCCAGCGGGAACCGAGGAAGATAGAAcggtgtttagggggccccattctagagataggtgcgggtcccagaggtggggcccgcatctatctagacatttatggcatatcctgtggatatggaaTAAATGTccatgatgggcaaaccccttaagggcgcagcctagtttgggccttaaggctcagagcccatttttcaaatctgacatatttaaatttaatgtggtgataacgtcggaatgcttaaacctatccaagcgattctgagactgttttctcgtaagatattgggctttatgttagtggtaaattttggtcgatatattcagtgtttatttgtgaaaaattgcaaaattttaagaaaatgttgaaaaattagaaatttttctgaatttaaatgcttctgcttgtgaaacagatggttataccacccaaaatagttactagttcacatttcccatatgtctactttagattggcatcgttttttgaacattcttttatttttcttggacgttacaaggcttagaacataaacagcaatttttcatatttttaagaaaattcaaaagccttttttttaaggtacctgttcagttctgaagtggctttgagaggcctatatattagaagcccccataaaacaccccattttaaaactagaaccctcaaagtattcaaagcagcatttagaaagttttttttaaccctttaggcgtttcacaggaattaaagcaaagtggaggtgaaatttgcaaatttcatttttcttgctgaatttcaattggattctatttttttttctgtaacacagaaggttttaccagagaaacactactaaatatgtattgtccagattctgcagtttttagaaatgtcccacatgtggctctagtattctcatggactaaaacacaagccctagaagcaaagaagcacctagtgcattttgggggctctttttttattagaatatattttaggcagcatgccaggtttggagaggtgttgaggtaccaaaatagtaggaatcccccaaaagtgaccctattttggaaactgcacccctcaaggaattcatttatagttattgttaccattttaaccccacagttttttcacagcacgtatttgaattgggctgtgaaatttaaaaaaaattaatttttttcaataaaatgtaatttttgatcaaaatttcttattttcaaaaggaattaaataccccattttgttgcccaatttgtcctgaggggggcgtggccagtagtcgatggcgccggtcgcataaGCACAGAGCTCCGTGCCCTGCCACACATCATCCGCAGCCTACAGCATTAATAGGTGCCCACACATGGGGAAAAGAAGACCCCAAGGGTCTGGACTTACCCCTGCAGCGTTACATCAGGTCGCTCCTGCTCCACCAACGTTGGACGGCTATTTTCTTCGGAGGCAGACCACACCGCTCCCTCAGCTCCAGCGGCGGCCATCTTTACCAGCCTCGTGCCGGCAAACAGGAGAGATGTCCTTGCAGGGGGAAGGCGCAGCTCCCCACCCGCAGGGTAAGCAGAATAGCCAGACGGCTAGTTTACACCCTCCTAGCTCCCCCATACTGCCCTCGGCCTCGCCCTGTGAACAGCAGAGAGCTGGGCCCTCATGGAATGAGAAGAGGGCGGCCATGCCACGTGGTGCACACCCGCAGCCAGGGGACCCAGTACTTCAGCCGCCTGACCCACCAATGTCGCAGCCCTCCATACAAACAGCCCCTCAGGTTTGGCCTGCACCCAAGCCCCAAAGGCCCATAATCCAGCAGCCAGGGAGGGGAGATGACCTGGGAGACACACCATCCTTGA contains:
- the LCA5L gene encoding lebercilin-like protein isoform X3 encodes the protein MSFEVGGGDTKWRQEPSTDTEQRSFSRPNDPTESPSSASSSTTPSNRSNTSGSNRSSRDNSYSEMSESVNETQKNAEKMAEKVKIKMCQTFPKVADKRFPWRKSPPWKRSSLKPQHLPFTTPKVESDVTQHVLSAQVRKIKELKDEMCDIQRTLDTVNRENRLLNRLQHRHMKALQKYESSEEGVHHLISRHSNEIRTLRDNLRTTQESERGLCRKLKMAESELLKEKDSLRRLQRLSEDKNLAEREELNNNLSSLLIKMEIDSTKVKALEKQLHLMARFYDRQLALESKKASEARDITRKLQDEILLQQQTIKD